The sequence CCGGCTATCTGCTGCGACTGGGCGGCGACCTGGCGCAGCGTCTCCTCGCCGTAGAGTCCCTGACTTCCCGTCAGGAACCAGACCTCGCGCCCCGCGAGCGACTTCGTCATGAGTGACTCCTTTTACTGGGCCGCGGGCTGCTGGCCGTAGACATTCTGGTAACGGTAGTTGAGGCTGTCGATGTCCGACTGGGCGATCGGCAGCGGCTCCCCGAGCTGGCGGGAGATGTGGACGGTGCGGGCGACGTCCTCGCACATCACGGCCGCCTTGACCGCGGCCTTGGCGTCCTTGCCGATGGTGAAGACGCCGTGGCTCTTCATCAGGACGGCGGGCGAGCGGTGGCCCTTGAGGGTGTCGACGATGCCGCGGCCGATCGAGTCGTCGCCGATCAGGGCGAACGGTCCGATCGGGATCTCGGCGCCGAACTCGTCGGCCATCGCGGTCAGGACGCACGGCACGGCCTCGCCGCGGGCCGCCCAGGCGCAGGAGTAGGTGGAGTGGGTGTGCACCACTCCCCCGACCTCGGGCATGTGCCGGTAGACGTAGGCGTGCGCGGCGGTGTCGGAAGAGGGCGAGTAGTCGCCCTCGACGACGTTGCCGTCCAGATCGCAGAGGATCATGTTCTCCGGCGCCAGCTCGTCGTAGGAGACTCCGCTGGGCTTGATGACCATCAGGTCCTCGCCGGGGACCCGGGCAGAGACATTGCCGGCCGTCCAGACCACCAGGTTGTAGCGGACCAGTTCCTGGTGGAGGTCGCTGACCTGGCGGCGGATGAGGTCGATGGTGGCGTTCACAGGGCCTCGCTCGGGTTGGTCAGGGCGGTGTTGCGGATGTGGCGCAGGCGGTGCAGCAGCTTGTCCGGGCCGGTGCCGAAGTGGTCGTGCAGCGCGCGGTACTCGGCGAACAGCTCGTCGTAGGCGTCGGCGTCGGCCGGGTTCGGCTGGTACGCCCCCTCGCTCTTGCGGCCCATCGCGGCGGCGGCGGAGCGGACGTCGGGGTGGGCCCCGGCGGCGACGGCGGCGTGGATGGCGGAGCCGAGGGCCGGGCCCTGCTCGGACTCGGCGAGCGAGACCGGGCGGCGCAGCACGTCGGCGTAGATCTGCATCAGCAGGGCGTTCTTCTTCAGGCCACCCGTGACGATGAACTCGTGGACCGGCACGCCTCCCTGCTCCAGGGCCTCGACGATGACCCGGGTGCCGAAGGCGGTGGCCTCCAGCAGGGCCCGGTAGACCTCCTCGGGGCGGGTGGCGAGGGTGAGGCCGACGATCACGCCGGAGAGGTGGTGGTCGACCAGGGTGGAGCGGTTGCCGTTCATCCAGTCCAGCGCCACCAGGCCGTGCCCGCCGACGGGCTGGGCGGCGGCCTTGCGGGTGAGCAGCTGGTGCGGGTCCTCGCCGGCGGCCTCGGCCTCGGCCAGGTAGTCGGCGGGCAGGCCCTGGCGCAGCCACCAGGCGAAGATGTCGCCGACGGCGCTCTGCCCGGCCTCGTAGCCGTAGGAGCCGGCCACGATGCCGCCCTCGACGACGCCGCAGATGCCGGGGACGTCGGCGAGGTCGGCGCCGTTCACGACGTGGCAGGTGGAGGTGCCCATGATGGCGAGCAGCTGGCCGTTCTCGACGGCCCGCGCGGCGGGCGCGGCGACGTGCGCGTCGACGTTGCCGGCGGCGACCGCGATGCCCTCCGGCAGGCCGGTCCACTCGGCCGCCTCGGCGGTGAGCGAGCCGACCCGGGAACCGAGCGCGGCGAGCGGGTGCTCCAGCCGGGTGCGGGCGAAGTCGGCGAACTCGGGGTGCAGCGCGGCCAGGTACTCCTCGCTGGGGTAGCTGCCGTCCTGGTGGATGCCCTTGTAGCCGGCGGTGCAGGTGTTGCGGCTCTCGGCGCCGGTGAGCTGCCAGACGATCCAGTCGGCGGCCTCGATCCAGCGCTCGCAGGCGGCGTAGACCTCCGGGTCCTCCTCCAGGACCTGAAGCGCCTTGGCGTACTGCCACTCGGCGGAGATCTTGCCGCCGTAGCGGGAGATCCACTTCTCGCCGCGGGCGTGGGCCAGGGCGTTGATCCGGTCCGCCTGGCCCTGGGCGGCGTGGTGCTTCCAGAGCTTGGGCCAGGCGTGCGGGTGCGCGGCCCAGGCGGCGGTCTCGGCGAGCGGGGTGCCGTCGGCCAGTGCGGGGAGCACGGTGCAGGCGGTGAAGTCGGTGGCGATGCCGATGACGTCGGCGGGGTCGATCCCGGCGGCGGCGATCGCGGCGGGGACGGCGATGCGCAGGACCTCGCGCCAGTCCTCGGGGTGCTGCAGGGCCCAGTCGGGCGGGAGCGGCCGGCCGGTGCCGGGCAGCTCGTGCTCGATGACGGCGTGCGGGTACGGGTGGACGGCGGTCCCGAGCTCCTCACCGTCGCGCACGCGGACCACCACGGCTCGACCGGAGAGCGTGCCGTAGTCGACGCCGACGACAAAGCTTTCCGAGTCCCGACTGGCAGGGGTCACGGTCACGTTCTCATCCTTCGTGGGGGAGATCGGCGGTTTGACCGGTCGCCGACGCGTACGAGTCTTCGCAGCGCGTCGGCGACCGGCTTTTCCCGTTCCGCGACCTCACCCTCAAGAGGGCGGAACATTGGGCCGCCGGCTGGGCAGGACCGAAGCGGGGGGAGTCCTGCCCTGCCGGCGGAGCGAGGATCGCCCGGAGGCGAGGTCTGTTAACGCTCACCAGGATTGTTAACGCTCACATGGTTCGTGTCAAGGCGCGCGACACGGGAAGACGCGGTCGCGGGACATCAGCACGACACACGGGCGAAACCGGACGACCGGCGACCGCTAAGCGTTCGAAGGGCACAACAGACTTGAGCGCAAAGGCACTCGAGGAACTCACGAACCGTCAATTCAGACTTTGGTCGCCGCCGCAAGACCTGGTGACGCCCGACTCTGTGAGCGTTAACAACACTCGGTCGCCGACCTCACCCCCGAGGAGGTCACCGAGGAGCGGCTGATCCGCGAGATGGTCGGCGCCTGGCCCGTCGGGAGGAGCGCCTGTCCGGTCCAGCGGTCGGGCCGCCGTACGACGCCAGGAAGGCGCCGCACGGCGGCCCGACCGACGACCGGAGCCTTCGGGGGCGGCGCGGATCAGCGGCGGGGGGCCGGGCCCGCGCTGCGGCGCAGCACCATCTCGGACGAGATCTGCACGTGCGTACGGGCGTGCGGCACGCCCTCCAGCTCCTCGACGAGGAGTTCCAGGGCTCGTCGGCCCAGCTCGCCGAAGTCCTGACGCACCGTGGTGAGCGGCGGGGTGAAGTAGGCGGCCTCGGGGATGTCGTCGAAGCCGACCACGCTGATGTCCCCCGGGATCGACCGACCGGCCTCGTGCAGGGCGCGCAGCA is a genomic window of Kitasatospora azatica KCTC 9699 containing:
- a CDS encoding L-ribulose-5-phosphate 4-epimerase, which produces MNATIDLIRRQVSDLHQELVRYNLVVWTAGNVSARVPGEDLMVIKPSGVSYDELAPENMILCDLDGNVVEGDYSPSSDTAAHAYVYRHMPEVGGVVHTHSTYSCAWAARGEAVPCVLTAMADEFGAEIPIGPFALIGDDSIGRGIVDTLKGHRSPAVLMKSHGVFTIGKDAKAAVKAAVMCEDVARTVHISRQLGEPLPIAQSDIDSLNYRYQNVYGQQPAAQ
- a CDS encoding ribulokinase produces the protein MTPASRDSESFVVGVDYGTLSGRAVVVRVRDGEELGTAVHPYPHAVIEHELPGTGRPLPPDWALQHPEDWREVLRIAVPAAIAAAGIDPADVIGIATDFTACTVLPALADGTPLAETAAWAAHPHAWPKLWKHHAAQGQADRINALAHARGEKWISRYGGKISAEWQYAKALQVLEEDPEVYAACERWIEAADWIVWQLTGAESRNTCTAGYKGIHQDGSYPSEEYLAALHPEFADFARTRLEHPLAALGSRVGSLTAEAAEWTGLPEGIAVAAGNVDAHVAAPAARAVENGQLLAIMGTSTCHVVNGADLADVPGICGVVEGGIVAGSYGYEAGQSAVGDIFAWWLRQGLPADYLAEAEAAGEDPHQLLTRKAAAQPVGGHGLVALDWMNGNRSTLVDHHLSGVIVGLTLATRPEEVYRALLEATAFGTRVIVEALEQGGVPVHEFIVTGGLKKNALLMQIYADVLRRPVSLAESEQGPALGSAIHAAVAAGAHPDVRSAAAAMGRKSEGAYQPNPADADAYDELFAEYRALHDHFGTGPDKLLHRLRHIRNTALTNPSEAL